The following are encoded together in the Acetobacter vaccinii genome:
- a CDS encoding sulfate ABC transporter permease, giving the protein MSRYLIWSASWLFILVVLVIPPVLVLTEALHDGLAAALETLRDPDAIAAIWLTLKVAVVAIAINTCCGVLAAWTLSRFRFTGRQMLLVLLELPLSISPVVSGLVWLLLFGAQGWFGPMLERWNIHIAFAVPGIILATLFVTLPYVVRTLVPVMELQGREAEEAAVLAGAGFWQILWRVTLPGVRGALISGVLLTTARALGEFGAVSVVSGHIPGETETMPLRIENLYNSYQSVGAFTMAVLLGIMAMMTVVLRAAPGWITRLREKNA; this is encoded by the coding sequence ATGAGCCGCTACCTGATCTGGTCCGCAAGCTGGCTGTTTATTCTGGTTGTGCTGGTTATTCCGCCAGTGCTGGTGCTGACAGAGGCGCTGCATGATGGCTTGGCTGCGGCGCTGGAAACACTGCGTGACCCAGACGCCATTGCTGCCATATGGCTGACGTTGAAGGTGGCTGTGGTGGCAATTGCCATCAACACATGCTGCGGTGTGCTGGCAGCGTGGACACTGTCGCGCTTTCGTTTCACCGGGCGGCAGATGTTGCTGGTTCTGCTGGAATTGCCTCTCAGTATTTCGCCCGTTGTGTCTGGTCTGGTCTGGCTTTTGCTGTTTGGGGCGCAAGGCTGGTTTGGACCGATGCTTGAGCGCTGGAATATCCATATCGCCTTTGCCGTGCCCGGCATTATTCTTGCGACACTGTTTGTCACCCTGCCCTATGTGGTGCGGACTTTGGTGCCGGTTATGGAGCTACAGGGGCGTGAGGCGGAAGAAGCCGCGGTGCTGGCCGGTGCTGGTTTTTGGCAGATATTGTGGCGTGTGACCCTGCCGGGTGTGCGTGGGGCACTTATTTCGGGCGTGTTGCTGACAACGGCTCGTGCCTTGGGTGAGTTCGGTGCGGTCTCCGTGGTGTCTGGTCATATTCCGGGCGAGACGGAAACAATGCCTCTGCGCATTGAAAATCTTTACAACAGCTATCAGTCGGTTGGTGCCTTCACCATGGCGGTGCTGCTGGGCATCATGGCTATGATGACGGTCGTGCTGCGGGCAGCGCCGGGCTGGATTACGCGCCTGCGGGAGAAAAACGCATGA
- the cysT gene encoding sulfate ABC transporter permease subunit CysT, with the protein MRQFFSAFVQGRRHVLPGFRLSMAATLLWTGFLIVLPLSTLLVRPWQEGAGAVLSALHDSRMFAALWTSFSCAIMAAVCNLPFGLLLAWALARGHLPGHRLADALIDLPLALPTAVTGITLATLYGPHGWLGVPLAKLGITASYNRTGIVLALMFVGLPFMVRAIEPVLRNLPHELEEAAVLLGARPRQVFARVILAPLLPALVTGFGLSFARGVGEYGSVIFIAGNQPFRSEIAPLLIVVRLQEFDYAGATAVALILLLISLLALLLVGAMRRRLALWNEPA; encoded by the coding sequence ATGCGACAGTTTTTTTCAGCTTTTGTGCAAGGCAGGCGGCATGTTCTGCCCGGCTTTCGTTTATCCATGGCAGCAACGCTGCTTTGGACAGGCTTTCTGATCGTCCTGCCCCTGTCCACCCTGCTGGTCAGGCCCTGGCAGGAAGGGGCTGGCGCCGTATTGTCCGCGCTGCATGACAGCCGCATGTTCGCTGCTCTCTGGACCAGTTTTTCCTGCGCGATCATGGCCGCCGTCTGCAACCTGCCCTTTGGTCTGCTACTGGCATGGGCACTGGCGCGTGGTCACCTGCCTGGTCATCGTCTGGCAGATGCGCTGATCGACCTGCCTCTGGCGCTGCCAACCGCTGTGACAGGCATTACGTTGGCCACATTGTATGGTCCACATGGCTGGCTTGGTGTGCCGTTGGCCAAGCTGGGTATTACGGCATCCTATAATCGCACCGGCATTGTGCTGGCTCTGATGTTTGTTGGCCTGCCCTTTATGGTGCGGGCGATCGAGCCTGTCTTGCGGAACCTGCCGCATGAACTTGAGGAAGCCGCCGTGCTGCTGGGGGCCAGACCCCGACAGGTTTTTGCCCGCGTTATTCTGGCCCCGCTCCTTCCCGCATTGGTGACCGGTTTTGGCCTATCCTTCGCACGGGGTGTGGGCGAATACGGGTCGGTCATTTTCATAGCAGGCAACCAGCCCTTCAGGAGCGAGATCGCCCCTTTGCTGATTGTTGTTCGCTTGCAGGAGTTTGATTACGCGGGAGCCACTGCAGTGGCCTTGATCCTGCTGCTGATCTCGCTGTTGGCGCTTCTTCTGGTCGGTGCCATGCGACGTCGGCTGGCCTTGTGGAATGAACCTGCATGA
- the cysC gene encoding adenylyl-sulfate kinase produces the protein MSENISSSHEAATPIVIVGHVDHGKSTLIGRLLHDTDNLQDGKVAQIIESSKKRGLKIEWSFLLDSLQIERDQGVTVDSTRLPFRLGTREFVIVDAPGHRQFLRNMITGAADAEAAVLVVDAAEGAREQTRRHAMLLRLIGIRHVIVLLNKVDLLDFDQARIVQVQKDVGDLLTRLELEAAVFVPASAREGDNIAQRSANMPWYEGPTLTEALAQVPTPDSRIELPLRLPVQDVYRFDDKRYVAGRIERGRVRVGDTVVIGAQKTPARVASIESWHTAPHVAASAGQSVAITLEPDVIPDRGDLLHTPDAPPVEASRLKTRLFWLRKEPLRVGESFRLRLATAEHAVTVSSILSVVNLDDLTENPGTEVPPEGFAEIILSASGSIQFDPFTPGTTDGRGVLVDRQQRIVGGAPLIGPAEIEAGDKAIHPTSSAVTAQDRARVKGHKGGVFWLTGLSGSGKSTLARAAESRLFANGVDVSVLDGDTLRAGLCHDLGFSEAERTENVRRAAEVARILRDAGQVVLVTLISPLRSDRELARQIIGDDFEEVFVDADLSVCEQRDPKGLYAAARAGKISGFTGIDAPYEAPQAPALRLQTGQTNADKLAADLAGFVEGKVAVSGGQRQTS, from the coding sequence ATGAGCGAAAACATTTCTTCCAGCCATGAGGCCGCAACCCCGATCGTGATTGTCGGGCATGTTGACCATGGCAAATCCACCCTGATCGGCCGCCTGCTGCATGATACAGACAATCTGCAGGACGGTAAGGTCGCGCAGATTATCGAATCTTCCAAAAAGCGCGGGCTCAAGATTGAGTGGAGCTTCCTGCTGGACTCCCTGCAGATCGAGCGTGATCAGGGTGTGACGGTTGATTCGACACGCCTGCCCTTCCGCCTTGGTACGCGTGAGTTTGTGATTGTTGATGCCCCTGGCCACCGCCAGTTCCTGCGCAACATGATCACCGGCGCTGCGGATGCAGAAGCCGCTGTGCTGGTGGTGGATGCGGCCGAGGGTGCCCGGGAGCAGACACGCCGCCACGCCATGCTGCTGCGGTTGATTGGCATCCGCCATGTAATCGTACTGCTGAACAAGGTTGATCTGCTGGACTTCGATCAGGCACGGATTGTGCAGGTGCAGAAGGACGTGGGTGACCTGCTGACACGGCTGGAACTTGAGGCTGCCGTATTTGTCCCGGCTTCGGCGCGTGAGGGGGATAACATTGCCCAGCGCTCCGCCAACATGCCGTGGTATGAAGGCCCGACCCTGACAGAAGCCCTGGCCCAGGTGCCTACACCAGACTCCCGTATCGAACTGCCCCTGCGCCTGCCTGTGCAGGACGTCTATCGCTTTGATGACAAACGCTATGTTGCCGGGCGAATTGAGCGCGGGCGCGTGCGTGTGGGCGATACGGTTGTGATTGGCGCACAGAAGACCCCTGCCCGCGTTGCTTCGATCGAGAGCTGGCACACGGCCCCCCATGTTGCAGCATCCGCAGGTCAGTCTGTTGCCATTACGCTGGAGCCGGATGTTATCCCCGACCGTGGGGATCTGCTGCATACTCCAGATGCCCCGCCGGTTGAGGCATCCCGCCTCAAAACACGCCTCTTCTGGCTGCGTAAGGAGCCTCTGCGCGTTGGCGAAAGCTTTCGCCTACGGCTGGCTACGGCCGAACATGCGGTTACGGTGTCGTCCATTCTGTCTGTCGTCAATCTGGATGACCTGACAGAAAACCCCGGCACGGAAGTGCCGCCCGAAGGGTTTGCCGAGATCATTCTGTCGGCTTCGGGCAGCATCCAGTTCGACCCGTTCACACCTGGTACAACGGATGGCCGTGGTGTGCTGGTTGACCGGCAGCAGCGTATTGTCGGTGGTGCACCGCTGATTGGCCCTGCGGAAATCGAAGCTGGCGACAAGGCCATTCACCCCACATCAAGCGCTGTGACCGCGCAGGATCGTGCACGGGTCAAAGGCCATAAGGGGGGTGTTTTCTGGCTGACCGGCCTGTCTGGCTCAGGCAAAAGCACTCTGGCCCGCGCTGCGGAAAGCAGGCTTTTCGCCAATGGTGTGGATGTCAGCGTTCTGGATGGTGATACATTGCGCGCAGGGCTGTGCCATGACCTTGGCTTCTCCGAAGCGGAGCGCACGGAAAACGTCCGTCGTGCCGCAGAGGTCGCCCGCATCCTGCGTGATGCGGGGCAGGTTGTGCTGGTCACTCTGATTTCACCCCTGCGTTCGGACCGTGAACTGGCTCGCCAGATCATCGGGGATGATTTCGAAGAAGTGTTCGTCGATGCCGACCTGTCTGTGTGTGAGCAGCGCGACCCCAAGGGGCTGTATGCTGCGGCCCGTGCAGGCAAGATCAGCGGCTTTACCGGAATCGACGCACCTTACGAAGCCCCGCAGGCGCCTGCCCTGCGCCTGCAGACAGGCCAGACCAACGCCGACAAGCTTGCTGCGGATCTGGCTGGCTTTGTCGAAGGCAAGGTTGCGGTTTCTGGCGGTCAGCGCCAGACGTCCTGA
- the cysD gene encoding sulfate adenylyltransferase subunit CysD: MDHLDQLEAQSVFILREAYRTLKPLAMLWSLGKDSNVMVWLAKKAFMGRVPFPVMHVDTGKKFPEMYKFRDEYAQKWDLDLLLGECPPVEEMDPSLPPAARSAARKTAGLAAMIEKHKLQGVIAGIRRDEQGTRAKERVFSPRGASHKWDIRNQPPEFWDQYATPHEEGMHIRVHPLLSWREIDIWRYIEREGIPLVDLYFSKNGKRYRSLGDSDITFPVESNASTLAEVIRELETTKTSERAGRAMDHESEDAFERLRVAGYL, translated from the coding sequence ATGGATCATCTTGATCAACTGGAAGCTCAGAGCGTTTTCATTCTGAGAGAAGCCTATCGCACCCTCAAGCCGCTGGCCATGCTGTGGTCGTTGGGGAAAGATTCCAACGTCATGGTCTGGCTGGCTAAAAAGGCGTTCATGGGGCGGGTTCCCTTCCCTGTCATGCACGTTGATACCGGCAAGAAGTTCCCCGAAATGTACAAATTCCGGGATGAATACGCACAGAAGTGGGACCTTGACCTGCTTTTGGGTGAATGCCCCCCGGTTGAGGAAATGGACCCGTCCCTGCCCCCGGCTGCCCGTTCTGCCGCCCGCAAGACTGCGGGCCTGGCGGCGATGATCGAAAAGCACAAGCTGCAGGGTGTTATTGCCGGTATCCGCCGTGATGAGCAGGGCACCCGCGCGAAGGAGCGCGTTTTCAGCCCGCGCGGTGCCAGCCATAAATGGGATATCCGCAACCAGCCGCCCGAATTCTGGGACCAGTACGCAACCCCGCATGAGGAGGGCATGCATATTCGTGTGCATCCGCTGCTGTCATGGCGGGAAATTGACATCTGGCGTTATATCGAGCGCGAAGGTATTCCGCTGGTTGACCTGTATTTCTCCAAAAACGGCAAGCGTTATCGCTCCTTGGGGGATTCAGACATTACCTTCCCGGTGGAAAGTAACGCATCCACGCTGGCAGAAGTGATCAGGGAACTGGAAACCACCAAAACCTCCGAGCGTGCCGGGCGTGCCATGGACCATGAGTCCGAGGATGCTTTCGAGCGCCTGCGTGTGGCAGGTTATCTCTGA
- a CDS encoding phosphoadenylyl-sulfate reductase — translation MVEALDTTSVKQFEAVQDNPVALLRKARDVFGEKLAVLSSFGAESALLLAMVAEADRDLRVLFLDTGRHFPETLAYRRDLADVLGLTNVVDVGPDGKQIERRDPTGELWAFDPDACCALRKVEPMKLASLPYDALVTGRKRGQATTRAQMTVVERKQDGALRLNPLAFWSAEEIGAEIRRRGLPQHPLVAQGYPSIGCEPCTQPVNAGEDARGGRWAGLNKTECGIHLGG, via the coding sequence ATGGTCGAAGCCTTGGATACTACCAGTGTGAAGCAGTTTGAAGCCGTTCAGGACAACCCTGTTGCGCTACTGCGTAAAGCGCGTGACGTTTTTGGCGAAAAACTGGCTGTTCTTTCTTCCTTTGGTGCGGAATCAGCGCTGCTTCTGGCTATGGTTGCCGAGGCTGACCGCGACCTGCGGGTGCTTTTTCTCGATACAGGTCGGCATTTCCCCGAAACCCTCGCCTACCGGCGTGATTTGGCGGATGTGCTGGGTCTGACCAACGTGGTTGATGTCGGCCCCGATGGCAAACAGATCGAGCGTCGCGATCCCACGGGGGAACTCTGGGCGTTTGACCCCGATGCCTGCTGCGCTCTGCGCAAGGTTGAGCCCATGAAACTGGCCTCCCTGCCGTATGATGCGCTTGTGACGGGTCGTAAACGTGGGCAGGCCACAACGCGCGCGCAGATGACTGTCGTTGAGCGCAAGCAGGACGGGGCCTTGCGCCTCAACCCGCTTGCCTTCTGGAGTGCTGAGGAAATTGGCGCGGAAATCAGGCGTCGCGGCCTGCCGCAGCACCCTCTTGTGGCGCAGGGTTACCCGTCAATCGGGTGTGAGCCCTGCACCCAGCCGGTAAACGCGGGAGAGGATGCGCGTGGCGGGCGCTGGGCCGGGTTGAACAAGACCGAATGTGGTATTCACCTCGGCGGCTGA